One region of Mangifera indica cultivar Alphonso chromosome 3, CATAS_Mindica_2.1, whole genome shotgun sequence genomic DNA includes:
- the LOC123212245 gene encoding 1-aminocyclopropane-1-carboxylate oxidase homolog 1-like: MNQNMDMSNASKPSDYERAEELKSFDDTKAGVKGLVDSGIVKIPRIFIRPADELAEEELTSHQHNFQVPVVDLDGIKDDRLQDIVDEIRVASETWGFFQVVNHGIPLTVLEEMLHGARRFHEQDLGVKKELYSRDPKRDVRFYSNSDLFQSPTANWRDTLAISTLASKQFNLSEIPEVCRDSSMAYIKSVSKLGNTLFELLSMALALKPEHLKEMGCTEGFSIACHYYASCPQPDLTLGATKHSDPSFLTIILQDQIGGLQVFHENQWVDVEPVAGGLVVNIGDFLQVISNNKFKSVDHRVVANGSVPRISAACFFTGHATGTPKLYGPIKELTSEENPPVYKDFLISEYLSLYFARAVGDKSVLHQFKL, from the exons ATGAACCAGAATATGGACATGTCAAATGCCAGTAAACCATCAGATTATGAAAGAGCTGAAGAGCTTAAGAGTTTTGATGACACAAAAGCTGGAGTTAAAGGATTGGTAGACTCCGGGATTGTGAAAATTCCCAGGATATTCATTCGACCAGCGGATGAACTAGCCGAGGAGGAGTTGACCAGTCATCAACACAACTTTCAAGTACCAGTCGTAGATCTTGATGGCATCAAAGACGATAGGCTCCAGGATATTGTTGACGAGATCCGTGTTGCGTCCGAGACATGGGGATTTTTCCAAGTTGTGAATCATGGGATCCCCTTAACTGTGTTAGAAGAAATGCTTCATGGGGCACGAAGATTCCACGAACAAGACCTTGGGGTGAAGAAAGAGCTATATTCTCGTGATCCAAAGAGAGACGTCAGATTCTATAGCAATTCAGATCTTTTTCAATCTCCAACAGCTAATTGGAGGGATACTTTGGCTATTTCTACTTTAGCTTCCAAACAATTCAATCTAAGTGAAATACCAGAAGTTTGCAG AGACAGTTCAATGGCATATATAAAAAGTGTTTCAAAGCTGGGAAACACCCTGTTTGAACTGTTATCGATGGCTTTAGCACTGAAACCTGAACATTTAAAAGAGATGGGATGCACTGAAGGATTTAGTATAGCTTGCCACTACTATGCATCGTGCCCCCAGCCAGATCTCACCTTGGGAGCCACCAAACACTCTGATCCTTCTTTCCTTACTATAATTTTGCAAGACCAAATCGGTGGTCTTCAAGTCTTCCATGAAAATCAGTGGGTTGATGTTGAACCCGTTGCTGGAGGCTTGGTGGTAAATATAGGGGACTTTCTCCAGGTTATATCGAACAACAAGTTTAAAAGTGTTGACCACAGAGTCGTCGCCAATGGATCTGTTCCAAGGATTTCTGCGGCATGCTTTTTCACTGGACATGCTACTGGAACCCCAAAGCTCTATGGACCAATTAAAGAGTTGACATCAGAAGAAAATCCACCTGTTTACAAGGACTTCCTTATTTCTGAATATTTGAGCTTATATTTTGCTAGGGCTGTTGGTGATAAGTCTGTGCTTCATCAGTTCAAGCTATGA